The Pseudomonadota bacterium sequence TGAACCCGACTTTACGCGTTACAACGGCTGCGGCCTATTCCTTTCTGGTCGCCCTTGCCCATGGCCTGCCAACTCTGGCAACTGCCCTGTTACTAGCTATAATTCTGGTATTTTTCGCCCGTTTAGAGCTTAAAAAAGTCATGCAGAGGCTCACTATTGTCTTAGGTTTCCTCCTGCTGATCTGGGCTTTCTTACCCTGGACGTATAAGGGAGAAATATGGTTCCACCTTGGCCCCCTGGCAATCAGCCGTCCCGGGGTCATGCTATGCCTGGAAATCAGTTTAAAATCCATCGCCATTCTTCTGGCCATGATCGCCCTGGTTTCCACCATGACCACCGCCAGGATTGGTCATGCCCTCAACCGTCTGCACCTGCCGGGGAAATTGATCTATCTGATTCTCATTACCTATCGCTATATTTTTGTCATTGAGCAGGAATACCAGCGCTTGATGCGGGCCGCCCGAATACGCAATTTTTGCCCGGGAACCAACCTGCACACCTACCGCACCTATGCCTACCTGCTGGGAATGCTGTTTGTCAGATCCGCCGAACGGGCTAAAAGGGTCCATGAAGCAATGATCTGCAGGGGGTTCAGCGGCAAATTTTATTCATTACAGGAAAACCCCCAAGGGCATCAGAATTACATTTTTGCCCTGCTGATGTCACTATCATTGCTTGGCCTGGCCGTCCTTGAGATCAACTTCACGGTCATGCTGCCTTAACCTGTTGAAAAAGGAAAATAATGTCTGATACCCCCCTGCTCAGGTTAACAAACCTGACATTCAACTACCCGGCGCGGGAACCGGTCATCAAAAACCTGCAGCTGCAATTTTTTCAGGGGGACCGCATCGGTCTGGTAGCCCCTAATGGCAGCGGAAAAACCACCCTTTTTCACCTGATTATGGGGTTGTTAAAACCAACTTCCGGTAGAATAGAATTTATGGGACAACAAGTGGTCAGTGATGAAGATTTTGCGGTTGTCAGGCAGAAAATCGGTCTGTTGTTTCAAGACGCCGACGATCAACTATTCAGCCCTACAGTGATTGAAGATGTAGCCTTCGGTCCTTTGAACCTTGGCTATTCACGGGAAGAAGCCAGGGAAATTTCCCTGAAAACCCTGGAATTTCTCGGCCTGAGCGACTTTGCCGACCGGGTTACTTTCAAATTATCGGGCGGGGAGAAAAAACTGGTTTCCCTGGCAACGGTACTGGCGATGAAACCTGAAATTTTGCTTCTTGATGAACCCACCGCCGGACTTGACCGTAAAACCAAGACCAAGCTGATGGAAATATTAAACAGCCTGAAACTTTCCTATATTATTATTTCCCATGAATTTGATTTTCTCAAGGAAACCGCTCACCACATCTATACCATGGAAGATGGGAAAATCATCCTGGATGAAGAGTTACATATTCATCATCATGAGCATGCCCACCGGGTTGGCACCCTGCCCCATAAGCATATTTAAGGCCTAACAGCTTCCCTCACCTGGCAATGATTAACCAGAGTACCGATATTTTCGATCGTGATGCTGACCTGATCTCCATCCCGCAGGTAGATTGAAGGATCCCGGAAAACCCCGACCCCCGATGGCGTTCCGGTCAGAATCACATCGCCGGGAAAAAGGGTGAAATGCCGGGAAAGAAAACTGACCAGAAAAACAACTGAGAAAATCATCCGGCTGGTGTTACTACTCTGCATGGTCACTCCATTCACCCGGCAGCTGATGGCCAGATTCTGGGGCTCGGGAATATCATCGGCAGTCACAATCCAGGGACCCAAAGGGCAAAAAGTATCCAGAGATTTTCCCCGGACCCATTGTCCGTCCCCGAATTGCAGATCCCGGGCGCTGACGTCGTTGGCACAGGTATAGCCAAAAATCGCCTCACCGGCTTCTGCTTCCGAACAGCAGGATATCCGCCTGCCGATAACAACCGCCAGTTCCGCCTCAAAATCCACTTTTTTGGTAATCGCGGCATCCCAGCAGATCGGCTGGTGGTGGGCAGCAAGACTGTTGGGGAACTTGGCAAAAACCAGCGGGGTCTTTGGAAGTTCCGCTTTGCCTTCTTCAGCATGATCCTGGTAATTCAGGCCGATGGCGATAATTTTTGACGGCCGGCTGACCGCCGGAGCTAAGTCAATTTCATCCAGCGCCAATACCCGGTCATCTATAAGCGGGCGCTGGCCGCTGCAGATAAAATCAATCATATCCCCGGTAAAATCCAGCGGCCGCAGCTCGTTGTTCTCAACCAGTCCCAGACGAACATATTTTTCCTGGTCATAAAATTGAGCTATTTTCATTGCAAATACCATCCTTTCTATCAGTTAAAATCACTATACGGTTAAATGACCAAAGATCCCTGTTGGCACTTTATTGCCGAGGCACAAACGGCCGATAAAGAGGATCACCCACCAACACCAGGCGCCAGGAGCGGAAAGGCACCGAGAGGGCGAAGCACTCAGCCAGGGAAAAACGGCCATCAAGCAGCAGGCTGAAAAAAAGTGACGGCGGCGGAAAGGCCTGGACATAGGGTTCGGCCACCGGACCGATAACGGCAGCTACTCCGTCACGCAACATGCCCAGGCACCAACCTTGATTATCCTCTTGCTTAAGGGTGGTACACTCACCGCTGGCGATGTGATAACCTACCGTCCCGGGGCGCCAGTCAAAAGCATCAAGATAATGAGAAAGCCGATACCAGCCACAATAGAGTACCGCATCCGGGCAGTCACCAGGCTGAAAAAGCTCGGCTTTATCATTCAATACCACCTTTAAGTTGCTTTTTTCAGCTACCAGGTCGGATGCCAGGTGGATATAGTTATCATATAAACCATAGCCTTGTAACTCCCGGACTTTCTCCGGGTCTGGCCGCGGCCAGCGGGCGTCGAAACAGGCGGTGCCTGTAAGCCCCGTCTTTTCCGCCGCCAGGCTGTCAAGAACCAATCGCTTGACAATCTTTGGTGTTGGTCCGTCCAGGCGGGCAACCATATAGGCGATGGTCGGCATCTTCTTGATCTCTTTCCCCCGGTAGCCGAGATAGGATGGATTCGGCAGCCAGCCGGCCAGAGTGTAATCCCCGGCCATCACCAGGGACAATTCCGAATCCAGAGCCGCCAGTTCCCGGCTATGGCTCTGGACCGCCAAGTCGTCCCTTAGCTGCTGCAGCTCGGCACGCAATCGTTTACGCTCTGCTGATTTTTCCGGCAAAGTAACCAGTTTTTTCTCAACTTCTGCTTGTTTTTGCCTCAACTCCAGCTGGCACAGTTTTTCCTTTGCCGTCACTGGACCCGGCGCCACTTTCAGGGGCATCCCGTACATCAGCAGCAGGCAGCGAATCGGCCGCCGTCGGTCTTCCTTTGTGCGCTGTTCAAGATATTTCCGTACCGGAGCCGCAATCTTCTGATTATATTCCTTGCGACTGCAGGTTTCGGCCGATGAAGTCCGTACTATCAGCAGATTTTC is a genomic window containing:
- the cbiQ gene encoding cobalt ECF transporter T component CbiQ — translated: MIQEPFATGNSPIHRLNPTLRVTTAAAYSFLVALAHGLPTLATALLLAIILVFFARLELKKVMQRLTIVLGFLLLIWAFLPWTYKGEIWFHLGPLAISRPGVMLCLEISLKSIAILLAMIALVSTMTTARIGHALNRLHLPGKLIYLILITYRYIFVIEQEYQRLMRAARIRNFCPGTNLHTYRTYAYLLGMLFVRSAERAKRVHEAMICRGFSGKFYSLQENPQGHQNYIFALLMSLSLLGLAVLEINFTVMLP
- a CDS encoding ABC transporter ATP-binding protein, which gives rise to MSDTPLLRLTNLTFNYPAREPVIKNLQLQFFQGDRIGLVAPNGSGKTTLFHLIMGLLKPTSGRIEFMGQQVVSDEDFAVVRQKIGLLFQDADDQLFSPTVIEDVAFGPLNLGYSREEAREISLKTLEFLGLSDFADRVTFKLSGGEKKLVSLATVLAMKPEILLLDEPTAGLDRKTKTKLMEILNSLKLSYIIISHEFDFLKETAHHIYTMEDGKIILDEELHIHHHEHAHRVGTLPHKHI
- a CDS encoding fumarylacetoacetate hydrolase family protein, whose translation is MKIAQFYDQEKYVRLGLVENNELRPLDFTGDMIDFICSGQRPLIDDRVLALDEIDLAPAVSRPSKIIAIGLNYQDHAEEGKAELPKTPLVFAKFPNSLAAHHQPICWDAAITKKVDFEAELAVVIGRRISCCSEAEAGEAIFGYTCANDVSARDLQFGDGQWVRGKSLDTFCPLGPWIVTADDIPEPQNLAISCRVNGVTMQSSNTSRMIFSVVFLVSFLSRHFTLFPGDVILTGTPSGVGVFRDPSIYLRDGDQVSITIENIGTLVNHCQVREAVRP
- a CDS encoding TIGR03790 family protein, yielding MVCRRFLFFIAIVFAFGGGLIFRAAEAHAVLEADEVLVIANLLAADSILLAKFYLEKRGIPRENLLIVRTSSAETCSRKEYNQKIAAPVRKYLEQRTKEDRRRPIRCLLLMYGMPLKVAPGPVTAKEKLCQLELRQKQAEVEKKLVTLPEKSAERKRLRAELQQLRDDLAVQSHSRELAALDSELSLVMAGDYTLAGWLPNPSYLGYRGKEIKKMPTIAYMVARLDGPTPKIVKRLVLDSLAAEKTGLTGTACFDARWPRPDPEKVRELQGYGLYDNYIHLASDLVAEKSNLKVVLNDKAELFQPGDCPDAVLYCGWYRLSHYLDAFDWRPGTVGYHIASGECTTLKQEDNQGWCLGMLRDGVAAVIGPVAEPYVQAFPPPSLFFSLLLDGRFSLAECFALSVPFRSWRLVLVGDPLYRPFVPRQ